A section of the Saccharomyces paradoxus strain CBS432 chromosome XII sequence genome encodes:
- the MLO50 gene encoding Mlo50p (similar to YLR049C): MHEYVPPSQRLFHTRHRITRDDLKEEALHSGTTDWTTILDTTIDKDTNLISYAVPIIDNFAIPRANSQGSPAAPLPNNRSTIYSSSSSSASSVFSDGLFTPNNNRNSSGSSSLVIRPQKNLSVDSLIQENKRKINSEKESLSLITNNNSETLCTHTDPSIQNLIKSETKRNILNLKFQNRNLFRRELKLEKFWSNLRSCHTSDDESDLLLVIRKHNLFWFGIPNDFRLPIYKRCLYHYSELDETASFNQYANNPLYLAIRKCCNNEEQETLSRSIFINLTKNVTWLNSRFNDNKDYRDGYTVTEGKFYQDFPNLYYHLKDKLKLNVIKDFIKPVIRNFMINALNKHKLDGIGLELLDILIVTAYYGPNKINVFLMDTFILNLLKQCHYKFFVSSISELVIQISKIDCDLVILLEDLRSRVNLD, from the coding sequence ATGCACGAGTACGTACCTCCCAGTCAGCGGCTATTCCATACTAGGCATAGGATAACTAGAGAcgatttgaaagaagaggCCCTACATTCCGGGACCACGGATTGGACAACAATTCTGGACACGACAATAGATAAGGATACTAATCTGATTAGTTACGCTGTCCCCATAATAGATAACTTTGCCATTCCTCGAGCAAACTCTCAGGGGAGTCCAGCAGCCCCCTTACCGAATAACAGATCGACGATATActcgtcttcatcttcatctgcGTCTTCTGTGTTTTCTGATGGTTTGTTTACACCAAATAACAACAGGAACTCATCGGgatcatcatcattagtGATTAGGccacaaaaaaatttgagtGTAGATTCTCTGATTCAggaaaacaaaaggaaaatcaaCAGTGAAAAAGAGTCGTTATCATTGATTaccaataataatagtgaAACCTTGTGCACTCATACCGATCCATCCATACAAAATTTGATCAAATCAGAAACAAAGAGgaatattttaaatttaaagTTTCAGAATAGGAATTTATTTAGAAGAGAActaaaattggaaaaattttggagCAATTTGAGAAGTTGTCATACATCAGATGATGAGAGCGATCTGCTATTGGTGATAAGGAAGCATAACCTATTTTGGTTTGGAATACCGAATGATTTTCGTCTTCCAATATACAAGAGATGTTTATATCACTATAGCGAGCTAGACGAAACCGCATCTTTCAATCAGTATGCCAACAACCCGTTGTATCTAGCTATAAGAAAATGCTGCAATAACGAAGAGCAGGAAACCTTATCTCGGtccatcttcatcaatttgACGAAAAACGTCACTTGGTTAAACAGTCGTTTCAATGATAATAAGGACTATAGAGATGGTTACACCGTTACTGAAGGGAAATTTTACCAGGACTTTCCTAACTTATATTACCATTTGAAGGACAAATTAAAATTGAACGTTATAAAGGATTTCATCAAGCCTgtaataagaaattttatgaTCAACGCACTAAATAAGCACAAATTAGATGGTATTGGTCTAGAGCTTCTAGATATTCTAATAGTGACTGCCTATTATGGTCCGAATAAAATCAATGTTTTCTTAATGGATACATTTATCTTAAACTTGTTAAAACAGTGTCATTACAAGTTTTTTGTCAGTAGTATATCTGAGCTGGTTATTCAAATCTCAAAAATCGATTGCGACTTGGTAATTCTGCTGGAAGACCTAAGGTCACGGGTTAATTTAGATTGA
- the IES3 gene encoding Ies3p (Subunit of the INO80 chromatin remodeling complex~similar to YLR052W): MKFEDLLATDKQVQFAHAATQHYKSIKTPDFLEKDPHHKKFHNADGLNQQGSSTPSTATDANAVSTAPSHTNTSTFKRHIVAVDDISKMNYEMIKNSPGNVITNANQDEIDISTLKTRLYKDNLYAMNDNFLQAVNDQIVTLNAAEQDPETEDFDLSDDERIDILTKIQENLLAEYEELSQKERKWFILKELLLDANVELDLFSNRGRKASHPIAFGAVAIPTNVNANSLAFNRTKRRKINKNGLLENIL, encoded by the coding sequence ATGAAGTTCGAAGACCTCTTGGCAACCGACAAACAAGTGCAATTTGCTCATGCAGCTACTCAACATTACAAAAGCATCAAGACTCCAGATTTCTTGGAGAAAGACCCACATCACAAGAAATTTCACAACGCAGATGGCTTGAACCAACAAGGCTCTTCGACCCCATCTACAGCCACCGATGCAAATGCCGTCTCAACTGCTCCCAGTCACACGAATACTTCGACATTCAAAAGACACATTGTTGCCGTAGATGATATATCGAAAATGAATTAtgaaatgataaaaaattctcCAGGTAATGTAATAACGAACGCCAACCAAGACGAGATTGATATAAGCACTCTCAAGACGAGGTTGTACAAGGACAATCTTTACGCTATGAACGACAACTTCTTACAAGCTGTCAATGACCAAATTGTAACATTAAATGCAGCGGAACAGGACCCAGAAACAGAGGACTTTGATTTATCAGATGATGAAAGAATTGATATACTGAccaaaattcaagaaaacttACTTGCAGAGTACGAAGAACTTTcacaaaaagaaagaaagtggtttattttgaaagaactaCTATTGGACGCAAACGTAGAACTTGATTTGTTCAGCAATCGTGGCAGGAAGGCAAGCCATCCAATCGCGTTCGGAGCAGTAGCCATACCAACAAACGTTAATGCGAATTCACTAGCATTCAACAGAAcgaagagaagaaaaatcaataagAATGGTCTTTTAGAAAACATTCTATAA
- the FCF2 gene encoding Fcf2p (Nucleolar protein involved in the early steps of 35S rRNA processing~similar to YLR051C) has protein sequence MDQSVEDLFGALRDASASLEAKSTAKEQGSFQQEDVLQIDNNDDEVNIESKFQEIEASLKKLPKLETGFDALAKKKKKKSELPSVETEDERKSNKGDKDDNDWFALPKPDDNMRREVQRDLLLIKHRAALDPKRHYKKQRWEVPERFAIGTIVEDKSEFYSSRMNRKERKSTILETLMGDEASNKYFKRKYNEIQEKSTSGRKAHYKKIKEMRKKRR, from the coding sequence ATGGATCAAAGTGTGGAAGATTTATTTGGTGCATTAAGAGATGCTAGTGCCAGTTTGGAAGCGAAAAGTACAGCGAAAGAACAAggttcttttcaacaagAGGATGTTTTGCAGATAGACAATAACGATGATGAAGTAAACATTGAAAGTAAATTTCAAGAGATCGAAGCTAGCCTTAAGAAACTTCCTAAGTTAGAAACTGGATTCGATGCCTtagcaaagaagaaaaagaagaagagcgAGTTGCCTTCTGTAGAAacagaagatgaaagaaaatccaACAAAGGCGACAAAGATGATAATGACTGGTTTGCCTTACCAAAGCCAGATGATAATATGCGCCGTGAAGTACAACGAGATTTATTGCTGATTAAACATAGAGCTGCTCTTGATCCGAAGAGACATTATAAGAAGCAACGTTGGGAGGTTCCAGAAAGGTTTGCCATTGGTACTATAGTTGAAGACAAGAGTGAGTTCTATAGTAGTCGTATGAacaggaaagaaagaaagtCAACTATTTTGGAGACACTCATGGGCGATGAAGCTTCTAATAAGTATTTTAAGCGTAAATACAATGAAATTCAGGAAAAATCTACCAGCGGTAGAAAGGCAcattacaagaaaataaaagagatgaggaagaagcGCAGGTAA
- a CDS encoding uncharacterized protein (membrane protein~similar to YLR046C) yields MADYEGFYAYKPHKGAAIAFVVLFGILIPYALVQITMAIHRSRRCMYLCKCNELSEENSTVTYFSARNLMWTYFPFVLGIILQFVGYVLKIVFINRPEISTFIAQSVLLLIAPSLYALTIFMLFSKMARLLLMERHMIIPAKYSTVSFLVSDMIGRVLQAVGGGLLSSWNSRNTGRVLIIVGLFIQIFCYGVLMLNQLFLDYKMKRATSKILRDSDAWFQFNYILLSGIVLVNARTIVRVVQFLMGLKSYISQHEWCLYVFDTVPMFLLPLIFLVCFHARNLFKLQEKSVDIQLAKILTKESASEN; encoded by the coding sequence atggCTGATTATGAAGGTTTTTATGCGTACAAACCTCACAAAGGCGCTGCAATTGCATTTGTTGTTCTGTTTGGGATTTTAATTCCTTATGCCTTGGTACAGATCACAATGGCAATACACAGGAGCAGGAGGTGTATGTATCTTTGCAAGTGCAACGAGTTATCAGAGGAAAATTCCACAGTAACATACTTTTCAGCTCGCAATTTGATGTGGACATATTTTCCTTTCGTTTTAGGGATTATTTTACAGTTTGTAGGTTATGTGTTGAAAATAGTCTTCATCAATAGGCCCGAGATTTCAACCTTCATCGCTCAGTCGGTTCTTTTATTGATAGCACCTTCGCTTTACGCTCTTACTATTTTTATGTTGTTCAGCAAAATGGCACGTCTACTGCTTATGGAGAGACATATGATAATTCCTGCGAAATATAGCACGGTTTCATTTCTAGTGAGTGACATGATTGGGCGTGTCCTGCAAGCTGTAGGAGGTGGGCTGTTATCCTCATGGAACAGCAGGAATACTGGGCGTGTTTTAATTATCGTGGGCCTCTTTATTCAGATATTCTGTTATGGGGTTTTAATGTTAAACCAACTTTTTCTCGATTATAAGATGAAGAGAGCAACTAGTAAAATTCTTCGGGATAGTGACGCATGGTTCCAGTTCAATTATATACTTTTGAGTGGGATAGTTCTTGTTAATGCTAGAACTATTGTCAGAGTGGTACAATTCCTAATGGGCTTAAAAAGTTATATAAGTCAGCACGAATGGTGCCTCTACGTTTTCGATACAGTTCCAATGTTTTTACTACCTTTAATATTCTTAGTCTGTTTCCATGCAAGGAATCTATTCAAGTTGCAGGAAAAGTCTGTAGATATTCAATTAGCCAAGATATTAACAAAGGAATCTGCGTCTGAAAATTAG
- the RPS0B gene encoding 40S ribosomal protein uS2 (Protein component of the small (40S) ribosomal subunit~similar to YLR048W): MSLPATFDLTPEDAQLLLAANTHLGARNVQVHQEPYVFNARPDGVHVINVGKTWEKLVLAARIIAAIPNPEDVVAISSRTYGQRAVLKFAAHTGATPIAGRFTPGSFTNYITRSFKEPRLVIVTDPRLDAQAIKEASYVNIPVIALTDLDSPSEFVDVAIPCNNRGKHSIGLIWYLLAREVLRLRGALVDRTQPWSIMPDLYFYRNPEEVEQVAEEAAAAEEGEEEEVKEEVTEGQAEATEWAEENADNVEW; encoded by the exons ATGTCTTTACCAGCTACTTTTGATTTGACTCCAGAGGATGCCCAACTTTTGTTGGCCGCTAACACCCACTTAGGTGCTAGAAACGTTCAA gtCCACCAAGAACCATACGTTTTCAATGCTAGACCAGATGGTGTTCACGTTATCAACGTTGGTAAGACCTGGGAAAAGTTGGTTTTGGCTGCTAGAATTATTGCTGCCATTCCAAACCCAGAAGATGTTGTTGCCATCTCTTCCAGAACCTACGGTCAAAGAGCTGTCTTGAAGTTTGCTGCTCACACTGGTGCTACTCCAATCGCCGGTAGATTCACCCCAGGTTCTTTCACTAATTACATCACCCGTTCTTTCAAGGAACCAAGATTAGTTATTGTTACCGACCCAAGATTAGATGCTCAAGCCATTAAGGAAGCTTCTTACGTTAACATTCCAGTCATTGCTTTGACTGATTTGGACTCTCCATCCGAATTCGTTGATGTTGCCATCCCATGTAACAACAGAGGTAAGCACTCCATCGGTTTAATCTGGTACTTGTTGGCTAGAGAAGTTTTGAGACTAAGAGGTGCTTTGGTCGACAGAACTCAACCATGGTCCATCATGCCAGATTTATACTTCTACAGAAACCCAGAAGAAGTTGAGCAAGTTGCTGAAGaagctgctgctgctgaagaaggtgaagaagaagaagttaaGGAAGAAGTCACTGAAGGTCAAGCTGAAGCTACTGAATGGgctgaagaaaatgcaGACAACGTTGAATGGTAA
- the NRS1 gene encoding Nrs1p (similar to YLR053C) → MDMLDDKCSDAIGSISNIGLDNEVGKHKFQYDDFGSSAFSEPFEMGSQDNNDNIEDFLFFNINLSQEIKFESQEQYENTKKTKKHNPFYVPSEVVREMVRKQAFNDKI, encoded by the coding sequence ATGGATATGCTTGATGATAAATGTAGCGATGCTATTGGAAGCATTTCCAATATCGGTTTGGATAATGAGGTAGGCAAACATAAATTTCAGTATGATGACTTCGGGAGCAGCGCATTTTCTGAACCGTTTGAGATGGGATCACAAGATaataatgacaacatagaggattttttgttcttcaatatAAATCTAAGCCAGGAGATTAAGTTCGAGAGCCAAGAACAGTATGAGAACACgaaaaagacaaagaaaCACAACCCGTTCTATGTGCCATCAGAAGTAGTGCGTGAAATGGTCAGGAAACAGGCGTTTAATGACAAAATATAG
- the EMA19 gene encoding Ema19p (similar to YLR050C): protein MKLGHREQQFYLWYFIVHIPITVFIDSSVVIPAKWQLGIAQKVVSDHIEKQHDFLLSEKPEWLYWFVVLELVLQLPLFGYFVNKLWNLSELQINTDSRLQKWLRIYGWNASLTTLICIIVIFKRGYIPYDVLKTSLSMTQKCQLASVYLPTFLIPLRLCFA, encoded by the coding sequence ATGAAACTAGGTCATCGTGAGCAACAATTTTATTTGTGGTACTTCATCGTCCACATTCCCATCACCGTATTCATCGATTCATCAGTGGTCATCCCCGCAAAATGGCAATTAGGAATTGCGCAAAAGGTTGTTAGTGATCACATTGAAAAGCAACACGATTTTCTGCTATCAGAGAAACCAGAATGGTTGTACTGGTTTGTAGTTCTTGAATTGGTTCTGCAATTGCCCCTTTTCGGCTATTTCGTCAATAAGCTCTGGAATCTTAGCGAATTACAAATAAATACAGATAGCAGGCTACAAAAGTGGTTGCGTATCTACGGTTGGAACGCCTCTCTAACTACACTGATATGTATCATCGTTATATTCAAGCGTGGTTACATTCCTTACGATGTGCTAAAAACAAGCTTGTCCATGACCCAGAAGTGTCAATTGGCCTCTGTGTATCTACCCACATTTTTAATTCCTTTGCGTCTATGTTTTGCATAG
- the OSW2 gene encoding Osw2p (similar to YLR054C), producing MKSKLILDPKKMALKMWELLIPKISLNILSIIYEQFDYEKMLENKSTEIIFKDLVKELLGICFAQCGSKMTRFLQVKSQGEEEINFGKIVEYCKSKKLQLINSTANEHPEYLSLPFEPYCFYHRFEYPAQILLHQPIILAKKYGVSCSNLNFLYGFYTRLLTLSGLSINGGRCEHALSMLDGRIVGGMNVGSGINNGQDFNDGDSKDEDEDINRVDKNAKEGSFISLSQRFSMTSPLGANDPALPADLEKLYLGAEYISNCDTNTSGGQKRAKSPTKADTGYDDKHLPDNIIHTFEDEYLADEDDFSCLGIDKRSSTKPIKPLEKFGVVAVPHFIRRFSVKRSSKDKSNDMKRPYTTSSLELQLRSNHFMFAKEYQDLHRQLYYEVEPKTQSALDARRRNYAELESQMWKIKHRFNIHRGALPRPRTNPYEQLLDHIDVLNRGNTGDILRFTTSRYGGVDTYDSILRDQTTIMSLLDKRCAYSPPVLVDNEGQERDHDRDYHQDYDHDHRGH from the coding sequence ATGAAATCTAAACTGATTTTggatccaaaaaaaatggcattGAAAATGTGGGAACTGCttattccaaaaatttcactCAACATCCTTTCTATCATCTATGAACAATTTGATTATGAGAAAATGTTGGAAAATAAATCTAcagaaattatttttaaagatCTCGTGAAAGAGCTGCTTGGAATTTGTTTTGCACAATGTGGAAGCAAAATGACTAGGTTTTTGCAAGTAAAATCAcaaggagaagaagagattAATTTTGGGAAGATTGTGGAATATTGTAAGAGCAAAAAGCTGCAACTAATCAATTCCACTGCAAATGAACATCCGGAATATTTATCCTTACCATTTGAGCCATATTGTTTCTACCACCGATTCGAATATCCTGCTCAAATTCTTTTGCATCAGCCCATTATTTTGGCCAAAAAGTATGGTGTTTCTTGCTCAAATTTAAATTTCCTATATGGATTTTATACGAGGCTACTGACTTTGAGTGGACTATCTATAAATGGTGGAAGGTGTGAGCATGCGTTGTCAATGTTGGACGGCAGGATTGTTGGTGGTATGAACGTTGGTTCAGGAATTAATAATGGCCAAGATTTTAATGATGGTGATAGcaaggatgaagatgaagacaTAAACCGAGTGGACAAAAATGCAAAGGAAGGTTCCTTTATAAGTTTATCGCAACGATTCTCGATGACAAGTCCATTAGGTGCTAATGATCCAGCTTTACCAGCAGATTTAGAAAAGTTGTATTTAGGTGCAGAATACATTAGCAACTGCGACACAAATACATCTGGTGGTCAAAAACGAGCAAAATCTCCGACTAAAGCGGATACAGGCTACGATGATAAACATTTGCctgataatataatacatacatttgaagatgaatatTTGgctgatgaagatgacttTTCTTGCCTTGGAATTGACAAAAGAAGCTCAACAAAGCCCATAAAAcctttagaaaaatttggagTGGTTGCTGTGCCACATTTCATTAGGAGGTTTTCTGTTAAAAGATCGAGTAAAGATAAATCGAATGATATGAAAAGACCATATACAACAAGCAGTCTGGAGTTGCAATTGAGGTCAAATCACTTCATGTTCGCCAAAGAATACCAGGATTTACATAGACAATTATATTACGAAGTTGAACCAAAGACGCAGTCAGCACTGGACGCAAGACGTCGGAACTATGCTGAACTAGAATCCCAAATGTGGAAAATTAAACATCGGTTCAATATTCATAGAGGAGCACTGCCACGCCCACGAACAAATCCATATGAGCAACTATTGGACCACATTGACGTTTTGAACCGTGGTAACACTGGAGATATTTTGAGATTTACCACAAGTAGATACGGTGGTGTTGATACGTACGATTCTATCTTGAGAGATCAAACTACGATTATGAGCCTTTTAGATAAACGGTGTGCCTACTCACCTCCAGTATTGGTCGATAATGAGGGCCAAGAACGTGATCATGATCGCGATTATCATCAAGATTACGATCACGACCACCGGGGTCattaa
- the FRE8 gene encoding putative ferric-chelate reductase (Protein with sequence similarity to iron/copper reductases~similar to YLR047C): protein MDLKSIISWFKEHLPSFDVDVDKHFRTLKVRKYSQICLLISFIIICVIIPLMNCLLLTNKFFKICHHLKHHVFNRRSWIHKTHMYHNQSLQLCLMCFVFTSIFVVQGANGDLLEITKRMGRISVALMPPLLFLTLRPSPLPHTLYLALLPLHKWISRIVVLESVLHTWFYLYYMYINDTLYVKMKKLPNIYGVIALGLFLLIAITSIRYARRWSYRVFYYVHYVSTWLILVLLHYHARPGISYYTTLNVLILTGQIVYRLHISNVTRVTIVPISSSLSLLEFPLTDLPKRPILPGGHLRINIYHRNFLRRLLSHLIPFQHPFTIASIPSDNLVRLIIRNGHFPLRTNEKYYITGAFEPELSFISKPSSPFDITTRSSKNPFRNNSSALINSPLNFIIKAQRVFMCVGGSGISFGLPLLRILNFNGVNVRLLWVSRDYKDLEVLNHFRNNFEGMEIYISGTEGNEQDIEIDYIDYHDSSADIDDEGSSISSSERLAQLGDNSMLSDGNSQPTEPNENTALLSKKSTLRTHQSHKTNDIPDINADDEIDFTYAFSRSKSTKNTAQGTLTTHSSFNGSSVFRQPKVIEPPAQDPSLEAPLRKIRIPAGVKVFFGRPTLGDKDYEWCLQTECDAETDSIQCCRWANQGRDHAEYLSQVWVLAAGPRGLIESTRRWATDGGLHFHGESFAL, encoded by the coding sequence ATGGACTTGAAGTCTATCATTAGCTGGTTCAAAGAACATCTTCCCAGCTTTGATGTCGATGTTGACAAACATTTTCGAACTCTGAAAGTACGCAAATATTCTCAGATATGccttttgatttctttcattatAATATGTGTTATTATACCATTGATGAATTGCTTGTTGTTAACCaacaaattcttcaagATCTGTCACCATCTAAAGCATCatgttttcaatagaaGGTCATGGATTCACAAAACACATATGTATCACAACCAGTCACTCCAACTATGTTTAATGTGCTTTGTTTTCACTTCAATTTTTGTTGTACAAGGCGCTAACGGAGATCTCCTAGAAATCACTAAACGTATGGGAAGAATTTCCGTTGCTTTGATGCCACCTTTATTATTCCTAACGTTGAGACCATCACCATTACCTCACACGTTGTACTTAGCATTATTACCTCTTCACAAATGGATATCCAGAATTGTTGTGCTTGAATCTGTTTTACACACGTGGTTCTATCTCTATTACATGTACATCAATGATACGCTGTAtgtgaaaatgaaaaaactCCCCAACATTTATGGGGTTATTGCTCTCGGCCTTTTCCTACTCATTGCCATTACTTCTATAAGATATGCTAGACGATGGAGCTACAGAGTTTTTTACTATGTTCACTATGTAAGTACATGGCTTATTTTGGTGCTTCTGCATTACCATGCTCGCCCAGGCATCTCATATTATACCACTTTAAATGTGCTCATCTTAACGGGACAGATCGTTTATAGGCTTCATATCTCCAATGTTACGAGAGTTACAATCGTAcccatttcttcatcattgtcTCTTTTGGAATTCCCATTAACCGATTTACCCAAGCGGCCCATCCTACCAGGAGGACACCTAAGGATCAATATTTACCATAGAAACTTCTTAAGGAGGTTACTGTCCCATTTAATACCCTTTCAACATCCTTTTACCATAGCTAGTATTCCAAGTGATAATTTGGTGAGATTAATTATTAGAAACGGGCATTTTCCATTGCGtacaaatgaaaagtatTACATTACAGGGGCTTTTGAACCTGAGTTGAGTTTCATTTCCAAACCTAGTTCCCCTTTTGACATTACCACAAGGTCTTCCAAGAATCCATTTCGGAACAATTCTTCTGCGCTAATAAATTCGCCTTTGAATTTTATAATAAAGGCGCAAAGAGTGTTTATGTGTGTAGGAGGTTCAGGTATATCCTTTGGTTTACCATTACTCCGTATTCTGAACTTCAACGGTGTAAATGTTAGGCTCCTTTGGGTTTCCAGAGATTATAAGGATCTGGAAGTATTAAACCATTTCAGAAACAATTTTGAAGGTATGGAGATATACATTAGCGGAACCGAAGGCAACGAACAGGACATTGAGATTGATTATATTGACTATCATGATTCTTCTGCagatattgatgatgaaggtAGTAGTATTTCTTCGAGCGAACGACTTGCACAGTTGGGAGATAATTCCATGCTATCAGATGGCAATTCCCAACCTACTGAGCCGAACGAGAACACGGCCCTTCTGAGTAAGAAATCTACCTTGAGGACCCATCAGTCACACAAAACAAATGATATACCCGACATTAATGCTGACGATGAAATAGATTTTACGTATGCTTTTAGTAGATCTAAATCAACGAAAAATACTGCACAGGGAACCCTAACTACACATTCTTCATTTAATGGTTCGAGTGTTTTCAGACAACCAAAAGTCATTGAACCACCTGCCCAAGACCCTTCTTTAGAGGCCCCGCTTAGAAAGATCAGGATTCCAGCAGGTGTCAAGGTATTCTTTGGCAGGCCTACACTTGGCGATAAGGACTATGAATGGTGTCTGCAAACGGAATGTGATGCGGAGACGGATTCTATTCAATGTTGCAGGTGGGCGAACCAAGGCAGAGATCACGCTGAATATTTATCACAAGTATGGGTTCTTGCTGCCGGCCCCAGAGGCTTAATTGAAAGCACAAGAAGATGGGCAACAGATGGTGGGTTACACTTTCACGGGGAAAGCTTTGCATTATAA